A single genomic interval of Gemmatimonadota bacterium harbors:
- the purE gene encoding 5-(carboxyamino)imidazole ribonucleotide mutase has product MTDPVVGIIMGSSSDEPTMEKGCAILDELQIPYDMIVCSAHRNPERTAEYASTAKARGLKVIIAGAGLAAALPGVVAAHTTLPVIGVPCASGALNGVDALYAIVQMPPGVPVATVGIDNARNAAVLAAQILALSDEGIQERLQAYKDALGG; this is encoded by the coding sequence ATGACAGATCCAGTTGTTGGCATTATTATGGGCAGTTCTTCGGATGAACCCACGATGGAAAAAGGCTGCGCCATTCTCGACGAACTCCAGATTCCCTACGATATGATCGTATGTTCCGCCCATCGCAACCCCGAGCGTACCGCTGAATACGCCAGTACGGCAAAGGCGCGTGGTCTGAAGGTGATCATTGCGGGTGCTGGTTTGGCCGCAGCACTGCCCGGTGTGGTCGCTGCGCATACTACTTTGCCGGTTATTGGCGTTCCATGCGCTTCGGGCGCGCTCAACGGCGTTGATGCTTTATACGCGATTGTCCAGATGCCGCCGGGAGTTCCCGTTGCGACTGTGGGTATTGACAATGCGCGCAATGCCGCTGTGCTGGCAGCGCAAATTCTCGCGCTTTCAGACGAAGGCATACAAGAGCGCCTGCAAGCCTATAAAGATGCTCTGGGTGGATAA
- a CDS encoding Gfo/Idh/MocA family oxidoreductase, with product QHRGSRHRDSHGRSGGPPTYCAHPQTDLIAGADPHDEQRALFGERWGIDSDQLYANHRDLLEKAKPDIVSVTTTARYRPQIVLDAVEAGVKALWVEKPIAFSLEEADAMVNACRENGVPIAVYCSRRYNPYFSEARRMIEAGELGDILQITAYAQCGLSHNGSHAIDTIRYLAGGDVSWVFGEMASDGEAASDDDLMGNGYLAFDNGVRAYLRGTSTGVASWEFDIIGTQGRVRTLSDALEFEFFQRVSGGLGNRGVPARSPFPQPARPVGQGITTVDDLIDAMENNRPPRCSGADGRDALEVAIALRESHRSGGVRIDLPIEDRSLKIFSSETQADHTPARVRRLNQ from the coding sequence ACGATGAGCAGCGTGCTCTGTTTGGCGAGCGGTGGGGTATTGATAGCGATCAGTTGTATGCCAATCATCGCGATTTGCTGGAAAAGGCAAAACCCGATATCGTCAGTGTGACTACCACAGCGCGTTATCGTCCACAAATTGTACTGGATGCTGTTGAAGCCGGTGTGAAAGCCTTGTGGGTGGAAAAACCCATTGCCTTTAGTCTTGAAGAAGCCGATGCTATGGTCAATGCTTGCCGGGAAAATGGCGTTCCCATCGCCGTGTATTGCTCGCGTCGTTACAATCCCTATTTCAGTGAAGCCCGCCGAATGATTGAAGCTGGGGAGCTTGGCGATATTCTCCAGATTACCGCGTATGCCCAGTGTGGTTTGTCGCATAATGGCAGTCATGCGATTGATACGATTCGCTATCTCGCTGGTGGCGATGTTTCATGGGTTTTTGGAGAGATGGCGTCGGATGGGGAAGCCGCATCTGATGACGATCTGATGGGCAACGGGTATCTCGCTTTTGACAATGGCGTTCGGGCGTATCTTCGCGGTACATCGACAGGTGTTGCTTCGTGGGAGTTTGATATTATTGGGACACAGGGCAGGGTTCGCACGTTATCGGATGCGCTTGAGTTTGAGTTTTTTCAGAGGGTTTCAGGCGGCTTGGGGAACCGGGGTGTTCCCGCGCGGTCCCCTTTCCCGCAACCAGCACGTCCCGTAGGCCAGGGTATTACCACCGTTGATGATTTGATTGATGCTATGGAGAACAACCGACCACCGCGTTGCTCTGGAGCCGATGGTCGCGATGCGCTCGAGGTTGCGATTGCTCTGCGGGAATCCCATCGCAGTGGTGGCGTCCGCATTGACCTGCCCATTGAAGACAGGTCGCTCAAAATTTTTTCCAGTGAGACACAAGCTGATCACACGCCTGCGCGCGTGCGCCGGTTGAATCAGTAG